TCCGGCGGCGACCCTGATCAGCGAGCGCAAGATCGGCAGGATCCTGATCGACGCGCGCAGCGATGCCGGCGCACGCCAGGTGTACGGCGGGCTGTATCCGACCTCGGTGATGTACGCCAACCGCAGCTTCCTGGAAAAGCGGCCGCAGGATGCGGAGAAGATCGTGCGTGCCGAGCAGATGGCGCTGCGCTTCATCGCCGACCACTCCGCCGAGGAGATCGTCGCGGCCTTGCCCGATGCCTACGTGTCCGGCGACCGCGCCACCTATGCGCGTGCGGTGGAGAACGCCCGTGCCATCTTCACCCGCGACGGGCGCTTCGTCGCCGCCGACCTGGAAACGCCGTTGACCGTGCTGCGCGAGTTCAACAAGGACGTGGCGCGCGCGGACATCGATCTGACCAAGACCTACACCAACGCCTTCGTGGATCGCGCCAGCGGTGCGGCGAAGGCGGCCCAACCGTGAGCGGAGGAACCATGGCACGCAACGCTACCGTGCAGCGCCTCAACGGCGCGCCGCACCTCGATCCGGCGCAGACGATGGTCGCGATCAACAACGTCACCATGTCCTTCGGCGATTTCACCGCCGTGCGCGACGTGGACATCCAGGTCGCCGATGGCGAATTCCTGGCCATCGTCGGCCCCACCGGCTGCGGCAAGAGCACCATCCTCAACTCGGTGGCCGGCCTGCTGTCGCCGTCCGCCGGCCAGGTCGTCATCGACGGCCGCCCGGTCGCCGGTGTGCAGGAGGCGGTCGGCTATCTGTTCCAGCAGGACGCGCTGCTGCCCTGGAAGACCGCCTTCCAGAACGTGGAGCTGGGCCTGCGCTTTCGCGGCGTGGCCGACGCCGAGCGCAGGCAGCGCGCCAATGCCTGGCTGGCCAAGGTCGGCCTGGCCGGGTTCGAGCATCGCTATCCGCACCAGCTCTCCGGCGGCCAGCGCAAGCGCGTGCAGATGGCGCAGGCGCTGATCGTGGAGCCGAAGGTGATCCTGATGGACGAGCCGTTCTCGGCGCTGGACATCCACACCCGCCACCTGATGCAGAACGAACTGCTGCGGCTGTGGCAGGAGCAGCGCCGCTCGGTGATCCTGATCACCCACGACCTGGAGGAGGCGATCGCGCTGGGCGAC
This genomic stretch from Xanthomonas sacchari harbors:
- a CDS encoding ABC transporter ATP-binding protein, with product MARNATVQRLNGAPHLDPAQTMVAINNVTMSFGDFTAVRDVDIQVADGEFLAIVGPTGCGKSTILNSVAGLLSPSAGQVVIDGRPVAGVQEAVGYLFQQDALLPWKTAFQNVELGLRFRGVADAERRQRANAWLAKVGLAGFEHRYPHQLSGGQRKRVQMAQALIVEPKVILMDEPFSALDIHTRHLMQNELLRLWQEQRRSVILITHDLEEAIALGDRVVVLSSGPASRVVRSFDVDLPRPRNVAEIKLDTRFTDLYRDIWACLRGEVEKSYARQD